ACTTTGTTTATTCATTTTCACTTTTACTTTTTACCTGGCTCTTCTTACTTTTACTTTTTACCTGGCTCTTTTTACTTTTCACTTTCCTACCTCCACTCTTCCGGAATATCGCACACCGGGATCGGCTGAATTTTATGTTGTGCCGCTTTGTTCATTTTCGAAAAAATCCTGAAAACTTCGAGATCGCGCCCGGAATAATCACTTTCTGTTTTATTGCCCCATTCTTTCTGGATTTTTTCAAGTTCGGGATAGGTGGCACCGATCTGCTGCTCATCGGTTCTTTCGGCGTCCCACAATCCGTCGGTAGGAATTGCATTTTTAATAGATTCAGGTAGATCCAGCGACCGTGCAAGTTCGTAAACTTCAGTTTTGTAAAGGTCTGCAATCGGCGAAACATCTACGCCGCCATCGCCGTACTTGGTATAAAAACCGATACCGAAATCTTCAACCTTATTTCCGGTTCCGCAGACCAGCAAACCGTTGATCTGCCCGTAATAATACAAAGTAAGCATACGCAGACGCGCTCTGGTATTCGCAAAAGCAAGTTTCTGATCGGGAAAATGCGCTTCGTCCACCTCAAAAGTCCTGAAAAGTGCTTCGAACGGTTCGTTAAGATCTACCGTCTGTCCTTCAACATTCGGGAATTTACTTTCAAGAAACTTTATGTGTTCCTGAGCGCGGTTAATCTGATCTTCTTTCTGGCGTATCGGCATTTCTATGGCCAGAACTTTGAGGCCGGTCATCGCACAAAGCGTTGAAACCACGCCCGAATCTACCCCTCCGGAAATTCCGATTACATATCCTTTTACGTTGGCCTTTGTGGCGTAATCTTTAAGCCACGTAACTATTCTTTCGGTTATTTTTTCGGTCTGCATATGTTTTTGGATTTATCTGATGCGGGAATCGCTCCTAAAAATTTCGCTATTTTTGCTGCTTCAAATCTCATGTAAAAATAATGAAGTTTTTTAGATATCTTCTTTTTGCCGGCATTTTTGCCTTTAGTATTACATCCTGCAAAAAGGATGCACAGAACCGCTGGCAGGTTAATATTGAAGAACCTGCTCAGAACGTAGAAGTTACCGATATTTCGAAAGAATTCTACGACCAGGCTCTGCCACTTGCACAGTTTCAGCAGAAATATCCATGGTTTCAGGGCACAGTGCCTGATGAAGATTTTGCGATACGCCGCGCCGACCCTGCCGAAGCAAAAATATATCAGGATGCCATTTCGAAGATTGATATTTCCAAATTAAATACAGAGCTTACCAGCCTCTTTTCGCACATAAAATATTATTTCCCAGAGTTTAAGCAGCCTAAGGTTTATCTTTATTCATCAGCTTTACAGGGAATTATGGAACCCGTGTTTTTTCAGCCTGAACAAAACCTGGTCTTTATAGACGTCTCCGCATTTATGGGCGAAAACAACCCAAATTACCAGGGACTCGAACAGTATTGGCAAACCTCAATGAATCCGCAGAACATCGTTCCGAAAGTTTCGGCAAGTCTTGCTGAATATTTCGTGCAGCGTGACGGAGATAGCCAGAAATTTCTCGGTGAACTGATTTACAACGGCAAGATCCAAATGCTGCAGGATGCTTTCCTGCCTGGATTTCCAG
This window of the Flavobacteriaceae bacterium 3519-10 genome carries:
- a CDS encoding NAD synthetase; this translates as MQTEKITERIVTWLKDYATKANVKGYVIGISGGVDSGVVSTLCAMTGLKVLAIEMPIRQKEDQINRAQEHIKFLESKFPNVEGQTVDLNEPFEALFRTFEVDEAHFPDQKLAFANTRARLRMLTLYYYGQINGLLVCGTGNKVEDFGIGFYTKYGDGGVDVSPIADLYKTEVYELARSLDLPESIKNAIPTDGLWDAERTDEQQIGATYPELEKIQKEWGNKTESDYSGRDLEVFRIFSKMNKAAQHKIQPIPVCDIPEEWR
- a CDS encoding GldB, whose amino-acid sequence is MKFFRYLLFAGIFAFSITSCKKDAQNRWQVNIEEPAQNVEVTDISKEFYDQALPLAQFQQKYPWFQGTVPDEDFAIRRADPAEAKIYQDAISKIDISKLNTELTSLFSHIKYYFPEFKQPKVYLYSSALQGIMEPVFFQPEQNLVFIDVSAFMGENNPNYQGLEQYWQTSMNPQNIVPKVSASLAEYFVQRDGDSQKFLGELIYNGKIQMLQDAFLPGFPDYLKINYTQEQYSWALANEANVWNYFVESNLVYSDDLRLRERFINPGPFSKFYTEIDNESSPQIGIFTGWQICRTFFEVNPDTKLPDFLKMDSQKIFDESNYKPKN